One Methylocaldum marinum DNA window includes the following coding sequences:
- a CDS encoding IS110 family RNA-guided transposase: MPTFYLGIDVAKAKLDCALRLPNGKFRTKVIANSQDGFATLVTWLTGPEARNVHVCMEATGVYWEDVAQCLATQGFTVSVINPAQIKAYAASRLTRTKTDAVDARLIAEFCAERHPPPWQARSEAEIALRALVLRLDALQALRTQESNRLEVARDAVRTNIQEHLNWLDQQIKSLIKTINEHIDSNPDLKGKRELLESIPGIGERTIAILLAFYAEPSRFANSRQAVAFAGLDPRRQESGTSVKTKPRLSKVGHAFLRKALYMPAMVILYKTAWGQPFKNRLALSGKPAKLIIGAMMRKLLQVAFGVLKSGKPFDPALHGT; encoded by the coding sequence ATGCCCACGTTTTATCTCGGAATTGATGTCGCCAAAGCCAAACTGGACTGCGCGTTACGCCTCCCCAACGGGAAGTTCCGAACCAAAGTCATCGCCAACTCCCAAGACGGGTTCGCCACCCTCGTCACTTGGCTCACCGGCCCAGAGGCACGGAATGTTCACGTGTGTATGGAAGCCACTGGGGTGTATTGGGAAGACGTCGCCCAGTGCTTGGCTACCCAAGGGTTCACTGTCAGCGTCATCAACCCCGCCCAAATCAAAGCCTATGCCGCTTCCCGCTTAACCCGGACCAAAACCGATGCCGTCGATGCGCGCCTCATCGCCGAATTTTGCGCCGAGCGCCATCCGCCTCCCTGGCAGGCGAGAAGCGAAGCCGAAATCGCCTTACGCGCGCTCGTGTTGCGTCTGGATGCGTTGCAAGCCCTGCGGACCCAGGAAAGTAACCGCCTGGAGGTCGCCCGGGACGCGGTGCGCACCAACATTCAAGAACACCTGAATTGGCTCGATCAGCAGATCAAGAGCCTGATCAAAACCATCAATGAGCACATCGACTCTAACCCCGATCTGAAGGGGAAGCGCGAATTACTCGAGAGCATCCCCGGTATCGGGGAACGCACCATCGCCATTCTGCTCGCCTTCTATGCCGAGCCCAGCCGCTTCGCCAATAGCCGACAAGCCGTCGCCTTCGCCGGGCTCGACCCGCGCCGGCAGGAGTCCGGAACGAGCGTGAAAACCAAGCCGCGGCTGTCCAAAGTCGGCCATGCCTTCTTGCGCAAAGCCCTCTACATGCCGGCCATGGTGATCCTGTATAAGACCGCTTGGGGCCAGCCCTTCAAGAACCGTCTCGCGCTCTCGGGCAAGCCCGCCAAGCTCATCATCGGTGCCATGATGCGCAAGCTCCTCCAGGTCGCTTTCGGCGTCCTCAAGTCCGGAAAACCCTTCGATCCAGCACTCCATGGCACTTGA
- a CDS encoding response regulator, which produces MEAKKRICLAEDHTILREGLRMLLSQDPELEVVCEVHDGLELIRRCREPEADLILLDLSMPRVGGLEAIREIKRRVPQSKILVLTVHDVEEYIHAALRAGADGYLLKDATQAELRIAIHSVLMGKIYLSPSVSAKVVKGYLQIKTAEEPRSIWDSLTHRERELLKLIGEGHKNKEIAQYLHLSVKTVETHRANLMKKLDLHSAAALTAYAIEQGLVLK; this is translated from the coding sequence ATGGAAGCAAAAAAACGAATCTGCCTCGCGGAGGATCACACGATTTTGCGGGAAGGCTTACGGATGCTTTTGTCGCAAGACCCGGAACTCGAGGTCGTGTGCGAAGTCCATGACGGGCTGGAACTCATCCGCAGGTGCCGCGAGCCGGAAGCGGATCTGATCCTGCTAGACCTCTCCATGCCCAGGGTGGGGGGGCTGGAGGCGATCCGGGAAATCAAAAGGCGTGTGCCGCAATCGAAGATCCTGGTCCTCACGGTACACGATGTCGAAGAGTACATTCATGCGGCCCTAAGAGCAGGTGCGGACGGATATCTCTTGAAGGACGCCACCCAGGCGGAGTTGCGCATCGCCATTCACAGCGTATTGATGGGGAAAATCTATTTGAGTCCGAGTGTCTCGGCAAAAGTCGTGAAAGGATATCTGCAAATCAAGACCGCCGAAGAACCCCGGTCGATCTGGGACAGCCTGACTCACCGGGAACGGGAGCTTTTGAAATTGATCGGCGAGGGCCACAAGAACAAGGAAATCGCGCAATATCTGCATCTCAGCGTGAAGACCGTGGAAACACATCGCGCCAACCTGATGAAGAAGCTGGATCTTCACAGCGCGGCTGCGCTGACGGCTTATGCGATAGAGCAAGGGCTGGTGTTGAAATAG
- a CDS encoding response regulator transcription factor gives MCRILIVDDNASFRRSLKAFLSSEFARFGIAEAENGEAAMRIIDRSRPELIFMDIKLPDENGLALTRKIKEVYSPAVIILTSYDAIEYREAASACGADYFLSKDAASGAEISKLVQSCLTDSGS, from the coding sequence ATGTGCAGAATATTGATCGTCGACGACAATGCATCGTTTCGGCGCTCTCTCAAGGCATTCTTGAGTAGCGAGTTCGCCCGGTTCGGCATTGCCGAGGCCGAAAACGGCGAAGCGGCAATGAGAATCATCGACCGCTCGCGGCCGGAACTGATTTTCATGGATATCAAGCTGCCCGACGAAAACGGTCTCGCACTGACACGCAAGATAAAGGAGGTTTATTCTCCCGCCGTCATCATCCTGACCAGCTACGATGCCATCGAATATCGCGAAGCGGCTTCCGCATGCGGCGCCGATTACTTTCTCTCCAAGGACGCGGCCAGCGGCGCGGAAATTTCGAAATTGGTCCAGTCGTGCCTGACGGATTCGGGCTCTTAG
- a CDS encoding cupredoxin domain-containing protein produces the protein MNVSTLRLSTRPETASTACHLSHVALVSRKFGGQGDVYNNTPRDGSDADIVRAMCAPPAAARGIVGKDAAITALRAIRNAAVRYQRSSALYTLLLIGAWGYSAAAAIDGITGPNFELTAKEDYINRAGGDRVPVWGYASGNGRMQYPGPTLIVNQGDVVTVTLRNALPPRDNARPRPVSIVFPELESVTARGGTEGLLTREAQPTDNPATPENEAIVTYTFTASRPGTYLYHTGTRMDLDVEMGLVGTLIVRSDSDRQAREDRGKTMGEKYSSALAKLYRDLYALTH, from the coding sequence ATGAATGTGTCCACGCTTCGCCTGAGCACGAGGCCGGAGACAGCCTCGACCGCCTGTCACTTATCCCATGTCGCTCTTGTTTCCCGCAAATTCGGGGGGCAGGGCGACGTTTACAACAACACGCCCCGGGACGGTTCCGATGCGGATATCGTCCGAGCCATGTGCGCCCCTCCCGCGGCCGCCCGCGGCATCGTCGGCAAGGATGCCGCCATAACGGCCCTACGGGCCATCCGCAACGCGGCTGTCCGGTACCAACGATCATCCGCTTTATACACCCTGCTGCTGATCGGCGCATGGGGCTATTCGGCAGCCGCCGCCATCGACGGTATTACCGGCCCCAACTTCGAACTCACCGCCAAGGAGGACTACATCAATCGAGCCGGCGGCGACAGAGTACCCGTTTGGGGCTACGCCAGCGGCAACGGCCGAATGCAGTATCCGGGACCGACCCTGATCGTGAACCAGGGCGATGTAGTCACCGTCACTCTACGCAACGCCTTGCCTCCGCGTGATAACGCCCGGCCCCGGCCGGTATCCATCGTGTTTCCGGAGTTGGAGAGCGTCACCGCCCGCGGAGGCACCGAAGGACTTCTGACTCGCGAAGCTCAACCTACGGACAATCCGGCCACGCCGGAGAACGAAGCAATCGTCACCTATACCTTCACCGCATCCCGCCCCGGAACCTATCTTTACCACACCGGCACCCGCATGGATCTCGACGTGGAAATGGGCTTGGTCGGCACACTGATCGTGAGGTCCGATTCGGACCGCCAAGCGCGCGAGGACCGCGGAAAAACGATGGGCGAGAAGTATTCCTCGGCTCTGGCCAAGCTATATCGGGACCTTTACGCACTTACGCACTGA
- a CDS encoding DUF2231 domain-containing protein, producing MRPSVHGAADGNGGGFLMVVESALDAVSRALESGMSGNPFAGIEALGTNLHPLIVHFPIAFLTGFFVLELLGVVVRQPGLRKAASWMLYLGSLGAIAAAVAGLVAADSVPHGNTVHDIMEWHERLGLTIAGLSSTLALWRLLSRERFSAMAQALHLFLGGIVVAAVVFAADMGGLMVYQHGVGVKNLQLADDHHHHHDAEDHEHQHVHSHADPGGALKAHGEPDSDP from the coding sequence ATGCGACCCTCCGTGCACGGAGCCGCCGACGGTAATGGCGGCGGATTTCTGATGGTTGTCGAGAGTGCGTTGGATGCGGTTTCTCGCGCACTCGAATCGGGGATGTCGGGAAACCCGTTTGCCGGCATAGAGGCTCTGGGAACGAATCTGCACCCGCTGATCGTCCACTTTCCGATTGCGTTCCTGACAGGCTTTTTCGTGCTCGAACTCTTGGGCGTGGTGGTGAGACAGCCGGGGCTACGGAAAGCCGCGAGTTGGATGCTCTACTTAGGGAGTTTGGGGGCGATTGCGGCCGCCGTTGCCGGCTTAGTCGCTGCCGACAGCGTTCCACACGGGAATACCGTGCACGACATCATGGAGTGGCACGAACGTTTGGGCTTAACGATAGCCGGCTTGTCTTCGACATTGGCGCTATGGCGTCTTTTGAGCCGAGAGCGTTTTTCAGCCATGGCCCAGGCTTTGCATCTGTTTTTGGGAGGCATCGTTGTGGCCGCCGTCGTTTTTGCCGCGGACATGGGAGGGCTGATGGTGTACCAGCACGGTGTCGGGGTGAAAAACCTGCAGCTTGCAGATGACCACCATCATCATCACGATGCCGAAGATCATGAACATCAACATGTTCACAGCCACGCGGATCCAGGCGGCGCGCTGAAGGCTCACGGTGAGCCGGATAGCGACCCATAA
- a CDS encoding VIT1/CCC1 transporter family protein yields MPHYSISMSLFDSWFQEKQSAWLYRIIAAAESDRRMRRLFRRLAEQSDVQAAIWERRIQAEGSPLPSFEPTLRARLIGRLVRVFGPKALRPVLASMKIRGLSAYSGRGLEMRHPMPTSVEEIGRRHKGVAGSNLRAAVFGVNDGLLSNTSLILGMAGASTETSVVAMAGIAGLLAGALSMAAGEYISMRSQRELFEYQIDLERAELAMFPEEEVEELAVIYAARGMSLQQARRATRRMMSDPENALDLLAREELGVNPDDLGSPWGAALFSFLSFSAGASLPLVPFLLGLDMHKSIQVAGVSAGVSLFVIGACLSLFTGRSALLGGLRMVLIGGLAGVVTYAIGALIAPDAPGVI; encoded by the coding sequence TTGCCTCATTACTCCATTTCAATGTCCCTGTTCGACAGTTGGTTTCAGGAAAAGCAGTCGGCCTGGCTGTATCGCATCATTGCCGCAGCAGAGAGCGATCGCCGGATGCGGCGCTTGTTTCGCAGGCTGGCGGAGCAGTCCGACGTTCAGGCCGCAATCTGGGAGAGGCGAATTCAGGCGGAGGGTTCGCCGTTGCCGTCCTTCGAACCGACACTGCGGGCTCGTCTAATCGGCCGCCTGGTACGGGTGTTCGGGCCCAAGGCTTTGCGGCCCGTGCTGGCCAGCATGAAAATCCGGGGACTTTCTGCCTATTCGGGCCGCGGGCTGGAAATGCGCCATCCGATGCCGACCAGTGTCGAAGAAATAGGTCGGCGCCATAAAGGCGTGGCGGGCAGCAATCTGAGAGCGGCGGTATTTGGCGTCAATGACGGGTTGCTGTCGAATACCAGCCTGATCCTGGGCATGGCCGGAGCGAGTACGGAAACTTCCGTGGTGGCGATGGCCGGCATCGCCGGTTTATTGGCCGGTGCTTTATCAATGGCTGCGGGAGAATACATTTCGATGCGCTCGCAGAGGGAGTTGTTCGAATACCAGATCGATCTCGAACGCGCCGAGTTGGCGATGTTCCCGGAGGAGGAAGTCGAGGAATTGGCTGTCATCTACGCCGCCCGGGGCATGAGTTTGCAGCAGGCGCGCCGCGCAACCCGGCGGATGATGAGCGACCCGGAGAATGCCTTGGATCTCCTGGCGCGCGAGGAGCTGGGCGTGAATCCGGATGACCTGGGTTCGCCCTGGGGAGCCGCGCTGTTCTCGTTTCTGTCGTTTTCTGCGGGTGCGAGCCTTCCGCTCGTTCCGTTTCTTCTAGGGCTGGATATGCACAAGAGCATCCAGGTCGCGGGAGTGTCCGCCGGAGTCAGCCTGTTCGTAATCGGCGCCTGTCTGAGCCTTTTTACGGGACGGAGCGCCTTGCTGGGAGGGCTTCGTATGGTGCTGATCGGTGGTTTGGCCGGCGTCGTGACCTATGCGATCGGAGCCTTGATCGCTCCCGATGCACCGGGTGTAATCTAA